The Acidobacteriota bacterium genome includes a region encoding these proteins:
- the larB gene encoding nickel pincer cofactor biosynthesis protein LarB yields the protein MRREELLELLRGVASGKVSPEDAHERVARLPYVDLGAARLDLFRELRSGLPEVVFGEGKSEEELVRIVELMVEHSGRALVTRIGASAAEHLSAAVTDGCYEARARVWTAGRFSPASGRRIAVVSAGTSDFPVSEEAAVCAGWLGHEVVRIRDVGVAGIQRLLDAVDELRRADVAVVVAGMDGALPTVVAGLVPCPVVAVPTSVGYGASFEGIGPLLTMLTACAPGIAVVNIDNGFGAAALAHRILSTSIASP from the coding sequence ATGCGGCGGGAAGAGCTTCTCGAACTGCTCCGGGGCGTGGCCTCCGGCAAGGTCTCGCCGGAAGACGCGCACGAGCGGGTGGCCCGCCTGCCGTACGTCGACCTGGGCGCGGCCCGGCTCGACCTGTTCAGGGAACTCCGTAGCGGGCTGCCCGAAGTGGTCTTCGGCGAGGGCAAGAGCGAGGAAGAACTGGTCCGGATCGTCGAGTTGATGGTGGAGCACTCGGGCCGTGCGCTCGTCACACGGATCGGGGCTTCGGCCGCCGAACATTTGAGCGCGGCGGTCACGGACGGTTGCTACGAGGCCCGGGCCCGGGTGTGGACCGCGGGCCGGTTCTCGCCCGCTTCGGGCCGGCGGATCGCGGTGGTCAGCGCGGGCACGTCGGACTTCCCGGTGTCGGAGGAGGCGGCCGTGTGCGCCGGCTGGCTGGGTCACGAGGTAGTCCGCATCCGGGACGTGGGCGTCGCCGGCATCCAGCGTCTGCTCGACGCGGTGGACGAACTCCGCCGCGCGGATGTCGCTGTCGTCGTAGCCGGTATGGACGGCGCTTTGCCGACCGTGGTGGCGGGTCTGGTGCCCTGCCCGGTGGTTGCGGTGCCGACCAGCGTCGGCTACGGCGCCAGCTTCGAGGGGATCGGGCCGCTGCTCACCATGCTCACGGCGTGCGCCCCGGGGATTGCGGTGGTCAACATCGACAACGGCTTCGGCGCCGCGGCCCTGGCTCACCGCATCCTGTCCACCAGCATCGCGTCGCCGTAG
- a CDS encoding pitrilysin family protein — MKLEREPSRLDLWSGRLRLAALRVPDSGVVAARAWLRGGARTGPSPGLALLCGRMLVEGTDRRTWREIAEQAEARGVSLNGFASAEVHGLAVDALADDAGLALGWLAELVLEPAFDRARFELLRDQTLGELRSLGDRPEVVTGWAFRDQLYHPHPLASPSQGTSESLTALTPEDCMRFHGDALARGGVVAVAGDIDEDALLADLERLFGGSVRGAIRPVEPPAPRGRSEKRIEIVTGSREQAHVYAGHFTVDRRHPDLPELRALGILLGSDGLAGRIPHRVREREGLAYATHVDVLAGAGSDPGALSVYLGTHPDHVERGLELVREALHEVRERPPELAVLEACKTGMFGREPFLTETAGLWAGLLVDALLFDLPSYRRSWRLERIERLSPDSVFQAARRYLKPERMFVTVGVPA, encoded by the coding sequence TTGAAGTTGGAGCGCGAGCCCTCACGCCTCGACCTGTGGTCCGGCAGGCTGCGCCTGGCCGCGCTGCGCGTGCCGGACTCCGGCGTCGTGGCGGCGCGGGCCTGGCTGCGCGGCGGCGCCCGCACAGGTCCCTCGCCGGGGCTGGCGCTTCTTTGCGGCCGCATGCTGGTCGAGGGGACCGACCGCCGGACCTGGCGCGAGATCGCCGAACAGGCCGAAGCTCGCGGTGTGTCCCTGAACGGCTTCGCAAGCGCCGAGGTCCACGGACTCGCGGTCGATGCGCTGGCTGACGATGCGGGGCTGGCGCTCGGGTGGTTGGCCGAGCTGGTGCTCGAACCCGCCTTCGATCGGGCGCGCTTCGAACTGCTGCGCGACCAGACCCTGGGCGAACTCCGCAGCCTCGGGGATCGGCCCGAGGTCGTTACCGGCTGGGCTTTCCGGGATCAGCTCTACCACCCGCATCCGCTGGCGTCGCCGAGTCAGGGGACGAGCGAATCGCTGACCGCCCTGACGCCGGAGGACTGTATGCGGTTCCACGGCGATGCGCTGGCGCGGGGCGGCGTCGTTGCAGTGGCGGGCGACATCGACGAGGATGCGCTGCTGGCGGACCTGGAGCGTCTCTTCGGAGGTTCGGTCAGGGGCGCCATCCGACCCGTCGAACCGCCGGCGCCGCGGGGCCGGAGCGAGAAGCGGATCGAGATCGTCACCGGCTCCCGAGAGCAGGCGCACGTGTACGCGGGGCACTTCACCGTGGACCGGCGGCATCCCGATCTGCCGGAGCTGCGCGCGCTCGGCATCCTGCTCGGATCCGACGGTCTGGCGGGACGGATCCCCCATCGCGTTCGCGAACGGGAGGGTCTGGCGTACGCGACTCACGTCGACGTGCTGGCCGGCGCCGGCAGCGATCCAGGCGCCCTCTCGGTCTACCTCGGAACCCACCCGGACCATGTCGAGCGCGGGCTCGAACTGGTGCGCGAAGCGCTCCACGAAGTGCGGGAGCGGCCGCCCGAATTGGCTGTCCTCGAAGCGTGCAAGACCGGTATGTTCGGCCGCGAGCCCTTTCTGACGGAGACGGCCGGCCTGTGGGCCGGCCTGCTCGTCGATGCGCTGCTCTTCGACCTGCCGAGTTACCGGCGCTCGTGGCGGCTCGAACGGATTGAACGGCTCAGCCCGGACAGTGTCTTCCAGGCGGCGCGGCGGTACCTGAAGCCGGAGCGGATGTTCGTGACAGTCGGAGTGCCCGCCTAG
- a CDS encoding cache domain-containing protein yields MGSNRKGTLALTALALLTLASGVAEARTTAAEVKDRETLKAFVEGAKAEFEAITQVDEGAKLRDRLKQEGPLKAGSMFLIIFLQSGEPFIHGGDRTAENKNLIDVEDDNGKKVVRELLAAGARGGGFVEYHDGEPKTAYAVEYISGITGRRFTLVGGWSQDVSHVPDKPATHLPKPAVTASQVKDRETLITFVEEAVKVYREAVRSEGYSALVGIRNAFRLEGGDWKSGSIYLWVVSGSGIILFHATRPDVEGTPTDMTRTDINGVRFAEELIGGARREGRKFLEYYYDDPTVEGDEDTGSPKLGYAVSFPVPNSDQRAVIGSGIYLPREPLSSVCEDDSSSLCLHGDTFRVSGAYLVDGEESAMSPVEMGGASTDSGLFTFFDRENWEVLVKVLNGCEVNNHWWVFSAAATDVSYEFSIDAAGGRSKVYRSAGGAPSRAQADIGAFRCEDVPAPESPPEVADILEVGAAHDLRHADVTASFTLQGVQRAASAVSAADYQAADSGLFTFFDSSNWEVLVKVLDGCEINGHYWVLIASATDLAHRVLVDFGDEEAPYAIDEGLGPALIDTTALSCEAF; encoded by the coding sequence ATGGGATCGAACCGCAAAGGAACGCTGGCGCTCACCGCTCTGGCGCTACTCACGTTGGCGAGCGGGGTTGCCGAGGCCAGGACGACTGCCGCCGAGGTCAAGGACCGTGAGACCCTCAAGGCCTTCGTCGAAGGGGCGAAGGCGGAGTTCGAGGCGATCACACAGGTAGACGAAGGCGCAAAGCTCAGGGACCGGCTGAAACAGGAGGGACCCCTGAAGGCGGGGTCGATGTTCCTCATCATCTTCCTCCAAAGCGGTGAGCCGTTCATCCACGGGGGCGATCGCACGGCGGAGAACAAGAACCTGATCGACGTCGAGGACGACAACGGGAAGAAGGTCGTCCGGGAGCTCCTGGCGGCCGGCGCCCGAGGCGGCGGTTTCGTCGAGTACCACGACGGGGAGCCAAAGACTGCGTACGCCGTCGAGTACATCTCCGGAATCACCGGCAGACGATTCACCCTGGTGGGCGGTTGGTCGCAGGACGTCTCCCACGTACCGGACAAGCCCGCGACTCATCTGCCGAAACCGGCCGTCACCGCGTCGCAGGTCAAGGACCGCGAGACACTCATCACCTTCGTTGAGGAAGCGGTCAAGGTGTACCGCGAAGCCGTCCGATCGGAAGGCTACAGCGCCTTGGTCGGGATCAGAAACGCCTTCCGGCTGGAAGGAGGAGACTGGAAGTCCGGTTCCATCTACCTGTGGGTCGTGAGTGGCTCGGGCATCATCCTGTTTCACGCAACCAGGCCCGATGTCGAAGGCACGCCCACGGACATGACGAGGACGGACATCAACGGGGTGAGGTTCGCCGAGGAGCTGATCGGAGGTGCGCGACGCGAGGGTAGGAAGTTCCTGGAGTACTACTACGACGACCCCACCGTCGAGGGAGACGAGGACACCGGTTCCCCGAAGCTCGGCTACGCGGTGAGCTTCCCGGTGCCGAACTCGGATCAGCGGGCCGTGATCGGTTCCGGCATCTATCTCCCCCGAGAACCCCTGTCGAGCGTCTGCGAGGACGACTCGAGCAGTCTCTGCCTGCACGGCGACACGTTCAGGGTGAGCGGCGCGTACCTCGTGGACGGCGAGGAGAGTGCGATGTCTCCGGTGGAGATGGGAGGTGCCTCGACCGACTCGGGCCTGTTCACCTTCTTCGACCGAGAGAACTGGGAGGTGCTGGTGAAGGTGCTGAACGGCTGCGAAGTGAACAATCACTGGTGGGTGTTCTCCGCGGCCGCGACGGATGTCAGCTACGAGTTCTCCATCGACGCAGCGGGCGGCCGTTCCAAGGTCTACCGGTCCGCCGGCGGGGCGCCGTCCCGCGCTCAGGCGGACATCGGCGCGTTCCGCTGCGAGGATGTGCCGGCACCCGAATCGCCGCCCGAGGTCGCGGACATTCTGGAGGTCGGAGCGGCGCACGACCTGCGGCACGCCGATGTGACCGCCTCGTTCACTCTGCAGGGCGTTCAGCGCGCGGCGTCGGCTGTGAGCGCCGCCGACTACCAGGCAGCGGACTCGGGACTCTTCACCTTCTTCGATTCGTCGAACTGGGAAGTTCTGGTGAAGGTGCTGGACGGCTGCGAGATCAACGGCCACTACTGGGTGCTGATCGCGAGCGCGACGGATCTTGCTCATCGGGTGTTGGTCGATTTCGGCGACGAGGAGGCACCCTACGCGATCGATGAAGGGCTGGGGCCTGCGTTGATCGACACCACGGCGCTGAGCTGCGAGGCTTTCTGA
- a CDS encoding ABC transporter permease, protein MRRSSLPRPARAGAWILACLAVLAVAAPLLAPYDPTEQLDAAESSRRPPLSALVVVRTEGAEPRLAERVSVDGDDLVLLRRAGSLRVPLGSVTNYGERGVTERRRAWLGTDTLGRDLLSRLLYGARISLTIGLLAAALALTAGTAVGSLAATGGRFVDQLLMRTVDGLLCFPHLALVLLLAALYRPDTWLLVVLIGGTGWMGLARLVRAEILRLKQEPFALAAAAAGRSPAGVLVRHLLPNATTPLLIDASLRVGGSILVEAALSFLGLGVQPPQASWGSMIADGQSHLTTAWWIAAFPGLMVAAAVIGSSLLADGLSDRLAGLRAGKDRPARTRSPWAIRTWLGQT, encoded by the coding sequence ATGAGGCGTTCCTCTCTTCCGCGACCAGCCCGCGCGGGCGCCTGGATCCTCGCCTGCCTGGCCGTCCTCGCGGTCGCGGCACCCCTTCTCGCCCCGTACGATCCGACGGAGCAGCTCGACGCCGCCGAATCGAGCCGGCGGCCGCCGCTGTCGGCCCTGGTCGTCGTGCGCACGGAGGGTGCCGAACCGCGACTCGCGGAACGGGTGAGCGTCGACGGCGACGATCTGGTCCTCCTCCGGCGCGCGGGTTCACTGCGCGTGCCGCTCGGCTCGGTCACCAACTACGGCGAGCGCGGCGTCACCGAGCGTCGCCGAGCCTGGCTCGGCACCGACACGCTCGGCCGCGACCTCCTCTCGCGGCTGCTTTACGGCGCGCGGATCTCACTGACCATCGGTCTTCTCGCCGCCGCCCTGGCGCTGACCGCCGGCACCGCCGTCGGCTCTCTGGCCGCCACTGGCGGCCGGTTCGTCGACCAGCTCCTGATGCGTACCGTGGACGGGCTGCTCTGCTTCCCCCACCTGGCGCTCGTGCTGCTGCTGGCGGCGCTCTACCGGCCCGATACCTGGCTCCTGGTCGTACTCATCGGCGGCACCGGCTGGATGGGACTCGCGCGCCTGGTGCGCGCGGAGATCCTGCGACTGAAGCAGGAGCCATTCGCCCTCGCGGCGGCGGCGGCCGGGCGCTCGCCGGCCGGCGTTCTCGTGCGCCACCTGCTGCCGAACGCGACGACGCCGCTTCTCATCGACGCCAGCCTGCGGGTGGGAGGCAGCATCCTGGTCGAGGCGGCGCTCTCCTTCCTGGGACTGGGCGTTCAGCCGCCTCAGGCCAGTTGGGGCTCGATGATCGCCGATGGACAGAGTCACCTGACGACGGCCTGGTGGATCGCCGCGTTTCCCGGCCTGATGGTCGCCGCGGCCGTGATCGGTTCGAGCCTCCTGGCGGACGGGCTGAGCGACCGTCTCGCAGGCCTTCGTGCTGGCAAGGACCGTCCTGCCCGCACACGCTCTCCCTGGGCGATCCGTACCTGGCTGGGTCAAACCTGA
- a CDS encoding pitrilysin family protein, translating to MTTIDLSVFDRVTARAETLDNGLGVVLLPQAGAESIVTVVCYRAGSRDEGSNEGGLAHFLEHMMFKGSARYPPGAIDSVTQRLGGTNNAFTSHDVSAYHFQFERRRLDEALRIEADRMRGLSLLPEEVESEREVILEEIRMVEDDPWDALEQAVARRLFGGHPYGRPVLGTRRSLRGLDAVALGSFHRRHYHPGRAVLVAAGGLPSDAMERIEAALGNGGPGKAGVAPESPPADPANPPIRPASVPRAHLGPPVFDPAPGRRVELRGGEMARLLVAHPAPAADDPLSVHVRLALTVLASGRASRIQRELVEQNPLALWAAGAASGHCLGGMSTLTAEVAPGVEPARLEAELCSRVDGLAASPPSTGELERAKRVLFADWVFMHERIGERAISAALEHALFFPGFTRGSYEALARATAADVSDACTVWLSPAIRIVGWSLPAGTR from the coding sequence GTGACGACGATCGACCTCTCGGTGTTCGACCGGGTAACCGCCCGGGCCGAGACGCTGGACAACGGTCTCGGTGTCGTGCTGCTTCCCCAGGCGGGCGCCGAATCGATCGTCACGGTCGTCTGCTATCGCGCCGGCAGCCGCGACGAGGGCTCGAACGAGGGCGGTCTCGCGCACTTCCTGGAGCACATGATGTTCAAGGGGTCGGCGCGCTACCCGCCGGGGGCGATCGACAGCGTGACGCAGCGTCTCGGCGGCACGAACAACGCCTTCACGTCGCACGACGTCAGTGCCTATCACTTCCAGTTTGAGCGCCGCCGCCTGGATGAGGCGCTCAGGATCGAGGCGGACCGGATGCGGGGCTTGAGCCTGTTGCCGGAGGAGGTCGAGAGCGAGCGCGAAGTGATCCTCGAGGAGATCCGGATGGTCGAGGACGATCCATGGGACGCCCTGGAGCAGGCTGTGGCCCGGCGCCTCTTCGGCGGCCATCCCTACGGCCGTCCGGTGCTGGGGACGAGGCGGAGCCTGCGCGGGCTGGATGCCGTGGCGCTCGGTTCGTTCCACCGCCGCCACTACCATCCGGGCAGAGCGGTTCTCGTGGCGGCCGGAGGTCTGCCGTCCGATGCGATGGAGCGCATCGAGGCGGCCCTCGGGAACGGCGGTCCAGGTAAAGCGGGCGTTGCGCCGGAATCCCCGCCGGCGGATCCCGCGAACCCGCCCATCCGGCCCGCATCCGTTCCCCGTGCGCACCTCGGACCCCCGGTCTTCGATCCCGCGCCCGGGCGCCGGGTGGAGCTGCGCGGCGGCGAGATGGCGCGTCTTCTCGTCGCGCATCCCGCACCCGCCGCAGACGATCCGCTGTCCGTCCACGTTCGTCTCGCCCTCACTGTCCTCGCCAGTGGACGGGCGAGTCGCATTCAGCGGGAACTGGTCGAACAGAATCCGCTGGCGCTCTGGGCGGCCGGCGCGGCCAGCGGTCACTGCCTCGGAGGCATGTCGACACTGACGGCGGAGGTGGCGCCGGGGGTCGAACCGGCTCGGCTCGAGGCCGAGCTGTGCTCGCGGGTCGACGGCCTGGCTGCGAGCCCGCCGTCGACCGGCGAACTTGAGCGGGCGAAGCGCGTGTTGTTCGCGGACTGGGTCTTCATGCACGAACGGATCGGGGAACGGGCCATCTCGGCCGCTCTCGAGCATGCCCTCTTCTTCCCGGGTTTCACTCGCGGCTCGTACGAGGCGCTCGCCCGTGCCACGGCCGCGGACGTCTCCGATGCCTGTACGGTCTGGCTGTCCCCGGCGATCCGGATCGTCGGCTGGTCGCTGCCTGCCGGGACACGTTGA
- the larE gene encoding ATP-dependent sacrificial sulfur transferase LarE encodes MEHAAAMRIRTLEADLERRGSVLVAFSGGVDSGLVAALAHRALGDRSVAITAAAETLAGEELDHARRLAAEIGIRHEVTVYSELDDPEFRANPRHRCYVCQGMRMDRMLELAAKGGFAEVCDGTNASDPGSDRPGLRAVGERGVYSPLLAHGVLKAEARHLAHALGLTVWDRPANACLSSRIPHGQLVTLPKLRRIEAAEAELRNRGFRVLRVRHERAAARIEVGAPELVEARRQWSEIETTMLELGFETVALDPRGYRTGGADAA; translated from the coding sequence ATGGAGCATGCGGCGGCGATGCGGATTCGGACGCTCGAGGCCGACCTGGAGCGTCGCGGTTCGGTGCTCGTCGCCTTCTCGGGCGGCGTCGATTCAGGGCTGGTGGCGGCTCTGGCGCACCGTGCCCTGGGCGACCGGTCGGTGGCCATAACAGCCGCGGCCGAAACCCTCGCCGGAGAGGAGCTGGATCATGCCCGCAGGCTCGCGGCCGAGATCGGAATCCGCCACGAGGTGACGGTGTACAGCGAACTCGACGATCCAGAATTCCGTGCCAATCCCCGGCACCGCTGCTACGTGTGCCAGGGGATGAGGATGGACCGCATGCTGGAGCTGGCGGCGAAGGGCGGCTTCGCCGAGGTCTGCGACGGTACGAACGCCTCCGATCCCGGGTCCGACCGGCCGGGTCTTCGCGCGGTGGGCGAACGCGGGGTCTACAGCCCGCTACTGGCCCACGGTGTACTGAAGGCCGAAGCGCGTCACCTCGCCCACGCGCTCGGACTCACGGTCTGGGATCGGCCCGCCAACGCCTGCCTGTCGTCGCGCATACCGCACGGACAACTGGTGACCCTGCCCAAGTTGCGGCGGATCGAGGCAGCGGAAGCCGAGCTCCGGAACCGGGGTTTCCGCGTGCTGCGGGTGCGCCACGAGCGCGCGGCCGCCCGGATCGAGGTCGGCGCGCCGGAACTCGTCGAGGCGCGGCGACAGTGGAGCGAGATCGAGACGACGATGCTCGAACTCGGCTTCGAGACGGTGGCTCTCGATCCGCGCGGCTACCGAACCGGCGGCGCGGACGCCGCCTGA
- the gcvH gene encoding glycine cleavage system protein GcvH — MIPEDRLYTEQHEWLKLEDGEAVLGITDFAQQELGDVVFVEMPAAGQEFEAGLEIGAIESVKAVAEIYTPVGGTVQETNSQLEDAPELVNEDPYGEGWLVRLQLSGEGPEDLMTASEYESLLAAG, encoded by the coding sequence ATGATTCCCGAGGACCGCCTGTACACGGAGCAGCACGAATGGCTCAAGCTGGAGGACGGCGAGGCCGTGCTCGGCATCACGGACTTTGCCCAGCAGGAACTCGGCGACGTCGTGTTCGTCGAGATGCCGGCGGCGGGCCAGGAATTCGAGGCCGGTTTGGAGATCGGCGCCATCGAATCGGTCAAGGCGGTGGCCGAGATCTACACGCCGGTCGGCGGAACCGTGCAGGAGACGAACAGCCAGCTCGAGGACGCTCCCGAACTCGTCAATGAGGATCCGTACGGAGAGGGTTGGCTGGTGCGGCTGCAGCTTTCGGGCGAGGGGCCGGAAGACCTGATGACGGCGTCCGAGTACGAGTCTCTGCTGGCCGCGGGCTGA
- the gcvT gene encoding glycine cleavage system aminomethyltransferase GcvT encodes MTRALRTVLYRCHVESGARFGPFAGYEMPIQYQGVLAEHRAVRERAGMFDVSHMGEIRVRGPRALSLLQGLTPNDVGALAPGRAHYSALLTERGTFIDDLLVYRLDEEDFLLVVNAASRARDLDLIQAVAQAEEGVRVDDLSGETALIAVQGPEAAGIVADVVGSEASELRYYSFLQQASQGRLVSRTGYTGEDGFEIYAPNESAETLWLELLERGRDRGLVPAGLGARDTLRLEAGMMLCGQDIDETTTPIEAGLSWMVKWKKGDFVGREALARQRQGGCRHRLVGFEVVGRGIARHGHRLTVDGRPGCAGPVTSGAFAPTLGRAIGIARVDCGDGDVPEPGAAASVEVRGREIACRIVKLPFYRRPKTSGG; translated from the coding sequence ATGACGAGAGCGCTGAGGACGGTCCTGTACAGGTGTCACGTCGAGTCGGGGGCTCGTTTCGGGCCGTTCGCCGGCTACGAGATGCCGATTCAGTATCAGGGAGTGCTTGCGGAGCACCGCGCGGTGCGCGAACGCGCCGGCATGTTCGATGTCTCCCACATGGGGGAGATCCGCGTGCGGGGTCCCCGCGCCCTGTCCCTGCTGCAGGGCCTGACGCCCAACGACGTGGGTGCGCTCGCGCCCGGCCGCGCCCACTACAGCGCCCTGCTGACCGAGCGGGGCACCTTCATCGACGATCTCCTCGTCTATCGCCTGGACGAGGAGGACTTCCTCCTGGTGGTCAACGCCGCCTCCCGCGCGCGCGACCTGGATCTGATCCAGGCGGTGGCGCAGGCGGAAGAGGGCGTCCGCGTCGATGACCTCTCCGGCGAGACGGCGCTGATCGCCGTGCAGGGCCCGGAGGCGGCCGGGATCGTGGCGGACGTCGTCGGCTCCGAGGCGTCGGAACTCCGCTACTACTCCTTCCTCCAGCAGGCGTCCCAGGGCCGGCTGGTGTCCCGGACCGGCTACACCGGCGAGGACGGGTTCGAGATCTACGCCCCGAACGAGAGCGCGGAGACGCTGTGGCTGGAACTGCTGGAGCGGGGCCGCGACCGCGGTCTCGTGCCCGCTGGACTCGGCGCCAGGGACACGCTACGGCTGGAAGCCGGGATGATGCTCTGCGGCCAGGACATCGACGAGACGACGACGCCGATCGAGGCGGGGCTGTCGTGGATGGTCAAGTGGAAGAAGGGCGACTTCGTGGGTCGCGAGGCGCTGGCTCGCCAGCGTCAGGGCGGTTGCCGCCACCGGCTCGTCGGGTTCGAAGTCGTTGGCCGCGGCATCGCCCGCCACGGCCACCGCCTGACGGTCGACGGCCGGCCGGGCTGCGCCGGGCCGGTGACCAGCGGCGCCTTCGCGCCAACCCTGGGACGGGCGATCGGCATCGCGCGAGTGGACTGCGGCGACGGCGACGTCCCGGAACCCGGCGCCGCCGCTTCGGTAGAGGTTCGCGGCAGGGAGATCGCCTGCCGTATCGTCAAGCTACCCTTCTATCGACGCCCGAAGACCAGTGGAGGTTGA
- the queA gene encoding tRNA preQ1(34) S-adenosylmethionine ribosyltransferase-isomerase QueA, which translates to MRTSDFDYHLPPEAIAQHPGTRGGSRLLVVSHSTAERRFSDLPALLDPGDLLVVNDTRVIPARLQARRPTGGRVEILLVERAAPAEWWCLLRPGRRMVPGARLFLDGGPAARVEERGGGRFRLRFDEPLHPRLEAIGEVPLPPYIERPPTSEDRDRYQTVYAKQPGAVAAPTAGLHFTPAILKALEHRGVRLASITLHVGPGTFRPVKTDDPKTHVMDSELFDVPAPTAKAVADTRRRGGRVVAVGTTVVRTLETVASDGGLIEAGTGRTELFIRPGHEFRATDRLITNFHLPRSTLLMLVCAFAGHKRVLDAYRQAVAAGFRFYSYGDAMLVDRMR; encoded by the coding sequence GTGAGGACCTCGGACTTCGACTATCACCTGCCGCCGGAAGCGATCGCCCAGCACCCCGGGACGCGGGGTGGGAGCCGCCTGCTCGTGGTGAGCCACAGCACCGCCGAGCGACGCTTCAGCGACCTGCCCGCCCTCCTCGATCCAGGCGACCTGCTCGTCGTCAACGACACCCGGGTCATTCCCGCTCGGCTCCAGGCCCGGCGCCCAACCGGCGGCCGGGTCGAGATCCTGCTCGTCGAGCGCGCGGCGCCAGCCGAATGGTGGTGCCTGCTGCGTCCCGGACGCAGGATGGTTCCGGGGGCCCGCCTCTTCCTGGACGGCGGGCCGGCGGCCCGCGTCGAAGAACGCGGCGGCGGCCGTTTCCGACTCCGCTTCGACGAGCCCCTGCACCCCCGGCTCGAGGCGATCGGCGAGGTGCCGCTGCCGCCGTACATCGAACGGCCGCCGACGTCCGAGGACCGCGACCGCTACCAGACGGTCTACGCGAAACAACCGGGGGCCGTCGCCGCCCCCACCGCGGGCCTCCACTTCACCCCGGCCATCCTCAAGGCGCTGGAACACCGCGGAGTCAGACTGGCCAGCATCACGCTCCACGTCGGCCCCGGCACCTTCAGGCCGGTGAAGACGGACGATCCGAAGACCCACGTCATGGACTCCGAGCTGTTCGACGTCCCGGCCCCCACCGCCAAAGCAGTAGCCGACACGCGGCGCCGTGGGGGCAGGGTCGTCGCGGTCGGCACCACGGTCGTTCGCACCCTGGAGACGGTGGCCTCAGACGGCGGGCTGATCGAAGCCGGCACCGGCCGCACGGAACTCTTCATCCGTCCCGGCCACGAGTTCCGCGCCACGGACCGCCTGATCACCAACTTCCATCTCCCGCGCTCGACCCTGCTCATGCTGGTCTGCGCCTTCGCCGGCCACAAGCGCGTCCTCGACGCCTACCGACAGGCCGTCGCCGCCGGGTTCCGCTTCTACTCCTACGGCGACGCGATGCTGGTGGACAGGATGCGGTGA
- a CDS encoding metallophosphoesterase — MAAQAVRRLLHLSDIHFGSPHYEPAAAGVEALVRERRPDLIVVSGDLTQRAKARQFRQARRFLEGLECPFLAVPGNHDVPMYRFWERLFDRYGAWRRNFSAVLEPYFADNEMEVVGFNTAFNLTIDNGRFTGRQLAGIGRRFRAGRSRSGHSPVRIAVAHHPLAALPELMGWRTARRSDEALAAFAAAGVDLVLSGHVHVAALGQAPGSARRLWLVHSGTSTSGRGRGAEQGRNSCNWITLDAGPAGRTARVEQLVWSEDRGLFEVESVHDCDLA, encoded by the coding sequence ATGGCCGCTCAAGCGGTGCGCCGCCTGCTCCATCTCTCCGATATCCACTTCGGGTCGCCTCACTACGAGCCGGCGGCCGCCGGAGTGGAAGCGCTGGTCAGGGAGAGGCGGCCCGATCTCATCGTCGTATCGGGCGACCTGACCCAGCGCGCCAAGGCTCGTCAGTTCCGGCAGGCTCGCCGTTTTCTCGAGGGCCTGGAATGCCCCTTCCTGGCTGTGCCGGGCAACCACGACGTGCCCATGTATCGGTTCTGGGAACGGCTCTTCGATCGCTACGGCGCATGGCGCCGGAACTTCAGCGCCGTTCTGGAGCCGTACTTCGCGGACAATGAGATGGAAGTCGTCGGTTTCAACACAGCGTTCAACCTGACGATCGACAACGGACGCTTCACCGGCCGCCAGTTGGCCGGCATAGGCCGACGGTTCCGCGCGGGCCGCTCCCGCTCGGGTCACTCCCCGGTGCGGATCGCGGTTGCTCATCATCCGCTGGCGGCACTGCCTGAACTGATGGGCTGGCGTACGGCGCGCCGAAGTGACGAGGCCCTGGCTGCGTTCGCCGCGGCGGGCGTCGACCTGGTGCTGTCCGGCCACGTCCACGTCGCCGCCCTGGGCCAGGCGCCGGGTTCCGCGCGCCGGCTGTGGCTGGTGCACAGCGGCACGTCCACCTCCGGGCGCGGCCGCGGCGCCGAGCAGGGCCGGAACAGTTGCAACTGGATCACGCTGGACGCGGGGCCGGCGGGGCGCACGGCACGAGTCGAGCAACTGGTTTGGTCGGAAGATCGTGGCCTTTTCGAGGTGGAGTCGGTTCACGACTGCGACTTGGCGTGA